The Helianthus annuus cultivar XRQ/B chromosome 16, HanXRQr2.0-SUNRISE, whole genome shotgun sequence genome includes a window with the following:
- the LOC118488465 gene encoding uncharacterized protein LOC118488465 gives MVVRRILNSSLDHKGEFQRETIFQTRCTVAGKVCTMIVDGGCCTSIASQTLVSKLKLATVPHPSPYILEWLNEGEGRPWLFDRRVIHDGFKNTYSFVHNNRKITLTPITPARSALNEFQPIKEQVAITDDDCDNGTPREDGSNIEFLVFKELKNKKEDDGGQLTQMNSNVFSKSSAENALDVLTKSDSNNEALNQISVVPTLTPTMSLIKLYGYCPQEIVRVLDCVFTIMGTLHGNIQINNNGVHYMKEIPPEPPPKQGVQHKILSHAMNHLLWYPSQFRFKLYAIGYPPEIPPEPPPDFSFPSLRTNFLKDEENDRQSITDPVGVKKIQVRRPATRPDLTQMEKMWVNIFQSARWKILAVMHDHSMQPHVPMFCLKKV, from the exons ATGGTGGTTCGAAGAATCCTCAACAGTTCATTAGATCACAAAGGAGAATTTCAACGAGAGACTATTTTCCAAACTCGATGCACCGTAGCCGGAAAAGTGTGTACTATGATTGTCGATGGAGGTTGTTGTACCAGCATCGCTTCCCAAACTTTGGTTTCAAAATTGAAGCTCGCAACTGTACCGCACCCATCACCGTACATTCTTGAGTGGCTCAATGAGGGAGAAG GCAGGCCTTGGCTATTTGATAGAAGGGTAATACATGACGGGTTCAAGAACACATACTCGTTTGTTCATAACAATCGAAAAATTACCCTCACGCCAATAACTCCCGCCAGATCAGCCTTAAACGAATTTCAACCTATTAAAGAGCAGGTAGCAATAACCGATGATGATTGTGATAATGGCACGCCCAGGGAAGATGGCTCAAATATTGAATTTTTGGTGTTCAAagaattgaaaaataaaaaagaagatGATGGTGGACAACTTACACAAATGAACTCTAATGTTTTTAGTAAAAGTTCGGCTGAAAATGCACTTGATGTTCTTACCAAGTCTGACTCCAACAATGAGGCTTTGAATCAGATTTCGGTGGTCCCTACACTGACTCCAACAATGAGCTTAATTAAGCTATATGGTTATTGTCCACAAGAAATTGTACGTGTTTTGGATTGTGTATTTACAATCATGGGAACTCTACATGGCAATATACAGATAAATAACAATGGTGTGCACTATATGAAGGAAATTCCTCCTGAACCACCACCAAAGCAAGGGGTACAACACAAGATATTATCTCATGCCATGAACCATTTGTTATGGTACCCATCCCAATTTCGTTTCAAACTATACGCCATCGGATATCCACCGGAAATACCTCCTGAGCCGCCGCCTGATTTTTCTTTTCCAAGTTTGAGGACAAACTTTCTCAAAGACGAAGAGAATGATAGGCAATCCATAACGGATCCGGTTGGAGTGAAAAAAATCCAAGTCCGTAGACCCGCGACCCGACCCGACCTGACCCAGATGGAGAAAATGTGGGTCAACATATTTCAGTCGGCTCGTTGGAAGATTTTAGCAGTTATGCATGATCACTCCATGCAACCCCATGTCCCCATGTTTTGCTTAAAAAAGGTCTAG